A window of the Citrus sinensis cultivar Valencia sweet orange chromosome 9, DVS_A1.0, whole genome shotgun sequence genome harbors these coding sequences:
- the LOC102624377 gene encoding uncharacterized protein LOC102624377, with protein MASPAEPNHLQNQISSFINATTSTLFSLITPTKTTPSSQSQPSSAPASRLCIPLKFADSSCPSSSTRSPVGSDSISSNSGASSSESSSSGFPSTVRISAINSSGKGGGPAFVGQVFSMCDLSGTGLMAVSTHFDIPFISKRTPEWLKKLFATITKSERNGPVFRFFMDLGDAVTYVKQLNIPSGVVGACRLDLAYEHFKEKPHLFQFVPNEKQVKAANKLLRTIPDSGRKKKVDGVPVFSAQNLDIAIATADGIKWYTPYFFDKNMLDNILEESVDQHFHALIQTRHMQRRRDVIDDNLAAEVVEEIGDSIWEPPEVQEMMDEIGHPAIPLSVISKAAEIQLLYAVDRVLLGNRWLRKATGIQPKFPYMVDSFENRSAASFLRASESTSCLANSETNNGSSDLKLEDKHLDKRDQRPDFRFPFGDWFRHLWSKQDCEAQGSSYIECTKRNLQLNPFLPKVTMVGISTGEAGQMTKANLKKTMENLTKELEQTDQENATSSGSNEYIIEDRDPLFVANVGGYYSGLAKTGSARWVRGRSNN; from the exons ATGGCTTCGCCAGCGGAACCCAACCATCTCCAAAACCAAATATCAAGCTTCATCAACGCGACAACCTCCActcttttctctctcatcACCCCTACCAAAACGACGCCGTCTTCCCAATCCCAACCGTCGTCCGCTCCTGCTTCCAGACTCTGCATCCCGCTCAAATTCGCCGACTCATCCTGCCCCTCCTCCTCAACTCGTTCGCCCGTCGGGTCCGACTCCATCTCGTCCAACTCAGGTGCTTCGTCGTCTGAGTCCTCCAGCTCGGGGTTCCCATCGACGGTCAGGATTTCCGCGATTAATTCTAGTGGGAAAGGCGGTGGGCCCGCCTTCGTGGGCCAGGTTTTTAGCATGTGTGATCTTTCCGGCACTGGGCTCATGGCTGTCTCCACTCACTTCGATATCCCCTTCATTTCTAAAAG GACACCTGAGTGGCTAAAGAAGTTGTTTGCAACAATTACTAAGAGTGAAAGGAATGGCCCTGTTTTTCGCTTTTTCATGGATTTAGGCGATGCAG tCACATATGTTAAACAGCTGAATATTCCAAGTGGTGTGGTAGGGGCATGTCGCCTTGATTTGGCATACGAACACTTTAAG GAAAAGCCTCACTTATTTCAATTTGTTCCAAATGAGAAACAG GTCAAAGCTGCAAACAAACTTCTTAGGACAATTCCAGATAGtggtagaaaaaaaaaggtggatGGTGTTCCTGTTTTCAGCGCTCAAAATTTAGATATTGCAATAGCTACTGCCGATGGAATTAAATG GTATACTCCATACTTCTTTGATAAAAACATGCTAGATAACATTCTTGAAGAATCTGTCGATCAGCACTTCCATGCCTTAATTCAAACTCGACACATGCAACGTCGACGTGATGTCATTGATGACAATTTGGCAGCAGAGGTTGTTGAAGAAATTGGAGATAGTATATGGGAGCCTCCAGAG GTTCAAGAAATGATGGATGAGATAGGTCATCCTGCAATACCTTTAAGTGTTATTTCAAAGGCTGCTGAAATCCAGCTTCTTTATGCTGTTGACAGAGTACTCCTCGGTAATAGGTGGTTGCGGAAAGCTACTGGAATTCAACCAAAATTTCCGTACATGGTTGACTCCTTTGAGAATAG GAGTGCAGCTTCTTTCCTAAGAGCTTCTGAGTCAACCAGTTGCCTTGCCAATTCTGAAACAAATAATGGCTCTTCAGATCTTAAATTGGAAGATAAACATCTCGATAAACGTGATCAGAGACCAGATTTTCGGTTTCCTTTTGGAGATTGGTTTAGGCACCTATGGTCAAAGCAAGATTGTGAAGCTCAGGGCAGTTCGTATATAGAATGCACCAAACGGAACTTACAGCTAAATCCATTTCTTCCAAAGGTTACAATGGTGGGCATCTCGACAGGGGAGGCAGGGCAGATGACCAAAGCTAATTTAAAGAAGACAATGGAGAATTTAACAAAAGAGTTGGAACAGACAGATCAGGAAAATGCCACTAGTAGTGGCAGCAACGAGTACATAATTGAAGATAGGGATCCCCTATTTGTAGCAAATGTTGGTGGTTATTATTCTGGTCTGGCAAAGACAGGCTCCGCTCGTTGGGTTCGTGGAAGAAGCAACAACTGA
- the LOC102625971 gene encoding protein SAR DEFICIENT 4 produces MASTSNFTKNQNPNNPKSPIFISADSLHSILSHSSLIQHFHSSLPKLSPTIQTPIRQNYAVSPPSSLLLMPSWSSSPSLPYIGVKLVTSFPQNSSVNLPGIHASYVLFSSTNGQTLASMDGTVLTLYRTACVSGLASKILARNDSKVLVMIGAGNLATHLIKAHLAARPSLKRVIIWNRTMKKASDLAEHLSKHGDHNGVCFESNENLEEILQLGDIVSCATNSEVPLVRGGRLKVGAHLDLVGSYKHTMRECDDEAVKRGRVFVDNEAALVEAGELVGAFERGVIKEEDIAGNLVELIEGKKMGRRDDDEVTVFKSVGSGVVDLLAAQLMYEAM; encoded by the coding sequence ATGGCTTCAACATCCAACTTcaccaaaaatcaaaatccaaacaacCCAAAATCCCCAATCTTTATCTCCGCCGACTCACTTCACTCAATCCTCTCGCACAGCTCTCTGATCCAACACTTCCACTCATCTCTCCCAAAGCTCTCACCCACAATCCAAACGCCAATCCGCCAAAACTACGCCGTTTCGCCACCCTCCTCTCTCCTTCTCATGCCTTCCTGGTCCTCTTCCCCTTCACTCCCTTACATAGGCGTCAAGCTTGTCACGTCCTTCCCGCAAAACTCCTCGGTAAACTTACCGGGGATTCACGCAAGTTACGTGCTGTTTAGTTCAACGAATGGGCAAACTTTGGCCTCTATGGATGGCACTGTATTGACCCTTTATCGAACAGCTTGTGTATCTGGGTTAGCTTCAAAGATCTTGGCCAGAAACGACAGCAAAGTGCTTGTTATGATTGGTGCTGGCAATTTGGCTACCCATTTGATCAAGGCACATTTGGCAGCAAGGCCCAGTTTGAAGAGAGTGATAATTTGGAACAGGACTATGAAGAAAGCAAGTGATTTGGCTGAGCATTTGAGCAAGCATGGGGATCATAATGGAGTGTGTTTTGAGAGTAATGAGAACTTGGAGGAAATTCTTCAACTGGGTGATATTGTGAGCTGTGCAACTAATTCTGAAGTGCCATTGGTGAGAGGTGGGAGATTGAAAGTGGGAGCTCATTTAGATTTGGTTGGGTCGTATAAGCATACGATGAGGGAATGTGATGATGAGGCTGTGAAGAGAGGTAGAGTGTTCGTTGATAATGAGGCTGCTTTGGTGGAAGCTGGGGAATTGGTTGGTGCTTTTGAGAGAGGTGTGATTAAGGAGGAGGATATTGCGGGGAATTTGGTCGAGTTGATTGAGGGAAAGAAGATGGGTAGGCGAGATGATGACGAGGTTACCGTGTTCAAGTCTGTTGGTTCCGGTGTTGTGGATCTTCTCGCTGCTCAATTGATGTATGAAGCTATGTAA
- the LOC102624943 gene encoding uncharacterized protein At3g49140-like isoform X2: MFTDFTNGGAHENIIWPDLPYVTDEHGNIYIQVKNEEDILQSLISENNFVQVIIGFDTTEMIKEMELAGLSEIDFGIDEIDDEDSDVEDEDEDEDEDEDEEDEDYDENWVNVLEDEDDEDEMLGDWAKLETMRSSHPMYFAKKLSEVISDDPIDWMEQPPAGITIQGLLRPALIEEHSDIQRHRSSNQYHDVDNSKNVVVGNNQEDLHVINGHRNESEPSRNGSEESKKDDKPMNGTSFYKLEMTKIQPILAHAHQAAVDIEDYRKAQPDVIAHSAANIISRLKAGGEKTTQALKSLCWRIKGIQVEEEAVIGVDSIGFDLRVCAGTQIQTLRFAFNTRATSEYSAERQLNDLLFPRIHQKPQKRKQTYQNEC; the protein is encoded by the exons ATGTTTACAGATTTTACCAATGGTGGAGCTCATGAGAATATTATCTGGCCAGACTTGCCTTATGTAACTGATGAACATGGAA ATATATACATTCAAGTGAAGAATGAGGAAGATATTTTGCAAAGCCtaatttcagaaaataactTTGTG CAAGTGATAATAGGCTTCGATACCACAGAAATGATCAAGGAAATGGAATTAGCAGGTCTATCAGAAATTGACTTTGGAATTGATGAGATTGATGATGAAGACAGTGatgttgaagatgaagatgaggatgaggatgaggatgaggatgaggaagaTGAGGATTATGATGAG AATTGGGTTAATGTTCtcgaagatgaagatgatgaagatgagatGCTTGGAGACTGGGCAAAATTGGAGACTATGCGTTCTTCTCATCCAATGTATTTCGCTAAAAAGCTTTCTGAG gTCATTTCAGATGATCCTATAGATTGGATGGAGCAACCTCCAGCTGGAATAACTATCCAGGGCCTTTTAAGGCCTGCCTTAATTGAAGAACACTCTGACATCCAGAGGCATAGATCAAGCAATCAGTATCATGATGTcgataatagtaaaaatgttGTTGTGGGAAACAATCAAGAGGATCTTCATGTAATCAATGGTCATAGAAATGAATCAGAGCCATCCAGAAATGGGTCAGAGGAGTCAAAGAAGGATGATAAGCCTATGAATGGGACCTCATTTTACAAGTTGGAGATGACTAAGATTCAGCCGATTTTGGCTCATGCACACCAG GCTGCTGTTGACATTGAAGACTACAGAAAAGCTCAACCTGATGTTATTGCACACTCGGCAGCAAACATTATATCTCGTCTAAAAGCTGGTGGAGAAAAGACCACTCAGGCCCTTAAATCTCTCTGTTGGAGAATTAAGGGTATTCAAGTTGAG GAGGAAGCAGTTATTGGTGTAGATTCCATTGGATTTGACTTGAGAGTTTGTGCAGGAACACAAATCCAAACATTGCGGTTTGCATTTAATACGCGG GCTACTTCGGAGTATAGTGCTGAGAGACAGCTTAATGATCTACTATTCCCTAGGATCCATCAGAAGCCGCAGAAAAGGAAACAGACTTATCAAAATGAATGCTGA
- the LOC102624943 gene encoding uncharacterized protein At3g49140-like isoform X1 — protein sequence MMMIESTLAVRFPAGSNFCSSAALSHSRSICHAEDVTGVHVTSRRPFPSGCSNVPWNRFRRLNGNPCITRSNVTKKRIQASASDPVKKNERTSYHPFEDIADSTLKNGEEARLTAAETSRTIIEVNSTATLMFTDFTNGGAHENIIWPDLPYVTDEHGNIYIQVKNEEDILQSLISENNFVQVIIGFDTTEMIKEMELAGLSEIDFGIDEIDDEDSDVEDEDEDEDEDEDEEDEDYDENWVNVLEDEDDEDEMLGDWAKLETMRSSHPMYFAKKLSEVISDDPIDWMEQPPAGITIQGLLRPALIEEHSDIQRHRSSNQYHDVDNSKNVVVGNNQEDLHVINGHRNESEPSRNGSEESKKDDKPMNGTSFYKLEMTKIQPILAHAHQAAVDIEDYRKAQPDVIAHSAANIISRLKAGGEKTTQALKSLCWRIKGIQVEEEAVIGVDSIGFDLRVCAGTQIQTLRFAFNTRATSEYSAERQLNDLLFPRIHQKPQKRKQTYQNEC from the exons atgatgatgattgaaTCAACCTTGGCCGTCCGATTTCCCGCCGGTTCAAATTTCTGCTCCTCCGCAGCCTTATCCC ATTCCCGCTCTATCTGCCACGCCGAAGATGTCACGGGTGTCCACGTCACCTCTCGCCGGCCTTTTCCCTCCGGCTGCTCCAACGTACCTTG GAATAGATTTCGAAGATTAAATGGTAACCCGTGCATAACGAGAAGCAATGTTACGAAGAAAAGGATTCAAGCATCAGCTTCGGATCCTGTAAAGAAGAATGAGAGGACAAGCTACCATCCATTTGAGGACATTGCAGATTCAACATTGAAGAACGGTGAGGAGGCTAGGCTTACAGCTGCAGAAACTTCTAGGACCATTATTGAG GTGAATAGTACGGCGACGCTGATGTTTACAGATTTTACCAATGGTGGAGCTCATGAGAATATTATCTGGCCAGACTTGCCTTATGTAACTGATGAACATGGAA ATATATACATTCAAGTGAAGAATGAGGAAGATATTTTGCAAAGCCtaatttcagaaaataactTTGTG CAAGTGATAATAGGCTTCGATACCACAGAAATGATCAAGGAAATGGAATTAGCAGGTCTATCAGAAATTGACTTTGGAATTGATGAGATTGATGATGAAGACAGTGatgttgaagatgaagatgaggatgaggatgaggatgaggatgaggaagaTGAGGATTATGATGAG AATTGGGTTAATGTTCtcgaagatgaagatgatgaagatgagatGCTTGGAGACTGGGCAAAATTGGAGACTATGCGTTCTTCTCATCCAATGTATTTCGCTAAAAAGCTTTCTGAG gTCATTTCAGATGATCCTATAGATTGGATGGAGCAACCTCCAGCTGGAATAACTATCCAGGGCCTTTTAAGGCCTGCCTTAATTGAAGAACACTCTGACATCCAGAGGCATAGATCAAGCAATCAGTATCATGATGTcgataatagtaaaaatgttGTTGTGGGAAACAATCAAGAGGATCTTCATGTAATCAATGGTCATAGAAATGAATCAGAGCCATCCAGAAATGGGTCAGAGGAGTCAAAGAAGGATGATAAGCCTATGAATGGGACCTCATTTTACAAGTTGGAGATGACTAAGATTCAGCCGATTTTGGCTCATGCACACCAG GCTGCTGTTGACATTGAAGACTACAGAAAAGCTCAACCTGATGTTATTGCACACTCGGCAGCAAACATTATATCTCGTCTAAAAGCTGGTGGAGAAAAGACCACTCAGGCCCTTAAATCTCTCTGTTGGAGAATTAAGGGTATTCAAGTTGAG GAGGAAGCAGTTATTGGTGTAGATTCCATTGGATTTGACTTGAGAGTTTGTGCAGGAACACAAATCCAAACATTGCGGTTTGCATTTAATACGCGG GCTACTTCGGAGTATAGTGCTGAGAGACAGCTTAATGATCTACTATTCCCTAGGATCCATCAGAAGCCGCAGAAAAGGAAACAGACTTATCAAAATGAATGCTGA
- the LOC102625684 gene encoding uncharacterized protein LOC102625684: MDDVDRLFQCFKCGISPPPSALRERKRSKNRLKQDCSKQEVASSSGLFSPGSAGNGHKSATDVHFSSEKLGSSTVKAKCSNSGKQISPVVFYGTPHGVPPKRPLSLLRLLREIRVDLSKEDSSNLGKEIWATFPRQNEAIMFAKGHANVRIFSYQDHYNGQRRFLVSTYKEFWQRYKRMDSKFRHHYEVIQEGLPCHLYFDLEFNKRVNPQKHGDEMVDILISVTLEALFDKYSIKGDEDWIVELDSSTEEKFSRHLIIRIPKTAFKDNSHAGAFVAEICARIKSAREREAKFESLFVMKDSSSTESESELFVDTAVYSRNRCFRIALSSKAGKKSFLLPSERFKCKGMCEEDMFMASLICNMDADCEKLLVCKMELDCVKTLQFDTEVHDNLGKYCRASQECALSACSSVGKSPFPALDKFVECIASTGNDPGKIRSWYWFSEYGLIVYSMSRNRYCERIGREHKSNHVMYVVDLRRAVYYQKCHDPDCRGYRSPLRPIPMDPIPDLPFSSDSEHMVHHGGSSHNNTEYQFVKNYEKHDLLYDDERDTESYCKDSWWIEAVKFANDVENKKMTCELGNLANNDDEDDNWWMVVEQTASHAELMYCS; the protein is encoded by the exons ATGGACGACGTTGATCGACTCTTCCAATGCTTCAAATGCGGCATCTCTCCTCCAC CATCTGCTTtgagagagaggaaaagaagTAAAAACAGATTGAAGCAAGATTGTTCAAAACAAGAGGTAGCTTCATCGTCTGGCCTTTTCTCTCCTGGATCAGCCGGCAATGGACATAAAAGTGCAACTGATGTACACTTCAGCTCGGAAAAA CTTGGTTCATCAACTGTTAAAGCAAAATGTTCTAACAGTGGGAAGCAGATTTCTCCTGTTGTATTTTATGGGACTCCACATGGTGTGCCTCCCAAAAGACCATTGAGCTTATTGCGATTATTGCGTGAAATACGTGTTGATCTCTCTAAAGAAGATTCATCAAACTTGGG GAAGGAAATATGGGCGACATTTCCAAGGCAGAATGAAGCAATTATGTTTGCAAAAGGTCATGCTAATGTACGTATATTTAGTTATCAAGACCACTATAATGGGCAAAGGAGGTTTCTGGTTTCAACATACAAGGAGTTCTGGCAGAG GTACAAAAGAATGGATTCAAAATTTCGCCACCATTATGAAGTTATTCAGGAG GGTTTACCATGTCATCTGTATTTTGATCTGGAGTTCAATAAGAGAGTCAATCCCCAAAAACATGGAGATGAAATGGTTGATATCTTGATATCAGTCACTCTGGAAGCGTTGTTTGACAAATACTCTATTAAGGGAGATGAAGACTGGATAGTAGAGCTTGATTCCTCGACCGAAG AAAAATTCTCGCGTCATCTAATTATTCGCATACCAAAGACTGCTTTCAAGGACAACTCACATGCAGGTGCATTTGTTGCTGAG ATATGCGCTCGGATAAAAAGTGCAAGGGAGAGGGAAGCAAAATTTGAAAGCCTGTTTGTAATGAAGGATTCAAGCTCTACTGAGTCTGAGAGCGAACTTTTTGTGGACACTGCTGTCTATTCTAGAAATCGTTGTTTTCGTATAGCTTTATCTTCGAAGGCAGGGAAGAAGTCTTTCCTTTTACCCTCTGAGCGTTTCAAATGTAAGGGCATG TGTGAAGAAGACATGTTCATGGCATCTTTGATATGCAATATGGATGCTGACTGTGAGAAACTTTTAGTTTGCAAAATGGAGTTAGATTGTGTTAAGACCCTGCAGTTTGATACAGAG GTTCATGATAACTTGGGAAAATATTGTCGTGCTTCTCAAGAATGTGCTTTGAGTGCTTGCTCAAGTGTGGGAAAGTCGCCGTTCCCAGCTCTAGACAAATTTGTTGAATGTATTGCTTCGACTGGAAATGATCCCG GGAAAATTCGAAGCTGGTATTGGTTCTCAGAGTATGGACTGATTGTCTACAGCATGTCAAGAAATAGATACTGTGAGCGAATTGGCAGAGAGCATAAAAGCAATCATg TTATGTATGTTGTTGATCTGCGGAGAGCTGTTTATTATCAGAAATGCCATGATCCAGATTGCAGAG GTTACCGATCTCCACTTCGTCCAATCCCAATGGACCCCATCCCCGATCTTCCGTTTTCCTCTGATTCGGAGCATATGGTGCATCATGGAGGGTCTTCACATAATAACACCGAATACCaatttgtgaaaaattatgagaaaCATGATTTGCTTTATGATGATGAACGTGATACTGAGAGCTATTGTAAAGATTCATGGTGGATTGAAGCCGTTAAATTTGCAAATGATGTTGAAAATAAGAAGATGACATGCGAGCTCGGCAATCTG GCGAACAATGATGACGAAGATGATAACTGGTGGATGGTGGTAGAACAAACTGCATCCCATGCTGAACTTATGTACTGCAGTTAA
- the LOC102625408 gene encoding pentatricopeptide repeat-containing protein At4g21190 → MLSLSYSLPPFTKIFEPIKISRNARSLVVCAARGPRPRYPRVWKARKRIGTISKSAKLVTCIKGLSNVKEEVYGALDSFIAWELEFPLITVKKALKTLENEKDWKRIIQVTKWMLSKGQGRTMGTYFLLLNALAEDGRLDEAEELWTKIFLDHLEGTPRIFFDKMISIYYNRGMHEKMFEIFADMEELGVRPNVSIVSMMGNAFQKLGMLDKYEKLKKKYPPPKWEYRYIKGKRVRIPAKPKYELDSATEGKTNEVETTKNPNESSEEPEAAANLNESLEETEANTKELLEEADAISNESDISSTSNVPG, encoded by the exons ATGCTTAGTTTGAGCTATTCTTTGCCTCCCTTCACGAAAATATTTGAACCAATCAAGATTTCCAGAAATGCCAGAAGCCTTGTG GTATGTGCTGCTAGAGGTCCACGACCTAGATATCCTCGGGTATGGAAAGCAAGAAAGAGAATTGGGACAATATCCAAGTCAGCCAAGCTTGTTACTTGT ATAAAAGGATTGTCGAATGTTAAAGAAGAAGTTTATGGGGCTCTTGACTCCTTTATTGCTTGGGAATTAGAGTTTCCATTGATTACAGTAAAGAAAGCATTGAAGActcttgaaaatgaaaaggattGGAAAAGGATAATTCAG GTGACAAAATGGATGCTGAGCAAAGGTCAAGGGAGAACAATGGGCACCTATTTTTTGCTACTGAATGCTTTAGCAGAGGATGGGAGACTTGATGAAGCCGAAGAACTttggacaaaaatatttttggatcACCTAGAAGGCACCCCACGTATTTTCTTTGATAAGATGATTTCTATTTACTATAACAGGGGCATGCACGAGAAGATGTTTGAG ATATTTGCCGATATGGAGGAGCTTGGTGTTAGACCAAATGTTTCAATTGTTTCAATGATGGGAAACGCCTTCCAAAAGCTAGGTATGTTGGACAAGtatgagaaattaaagaagaaataccCACCACCTAAATGGGAGTATCGATATATCAAAGGAAAGCGTGTTAGGATCCCAGCAAAGCCTAAATATGAATTGGATAGTGCTACAGAAGGCAAGACTAACGAGGTGGAAACTACAAAAAATCCCAATGAGTCATCAGAAGAACCTGAAGCTGCAGCCAATCTAAATGAATCTTTGGAGGAGACTGAAGCAAATACAAAAGAATTGTTGGAGGAAGCTGATGCAATTTCAAATGAAAGTGACATTTCTTCTACGAGCAATGTGCCAGGCTAG
- the LOC102624659 gene encoding loganic acid O-methyltransferase, with product MAVDEVVTFPMMGGDGTCSYAHNSQFQRGTVDAAKELVREAIVNKLDVGSYGYDNSYTVRIADLGCSVGPNTFISVQNIIEALEFKFQNLSLPVPDFQVFFNDHTENDFNTLFRTLPPRKYYAAGVPGSFHGRLFPKSTLHVVNSFNAMHWLSKTPKVNMLEKSLEWNQGSIKCTRFMKGVHETFQAQFRSDFESILNARAEELVPGGLMVFSLITGPSGIPFADTVQGATYNFLGSCLWDLAKMGVISEEKVCTFNVPAYFPYVEELESLIQRNGHFAMERMQQLDQPMRHKTFPAQFYLSHLRAVLGGLIGKHFGEELLENIFNHINTKEAEILSIHNGKLHKEIEVFVVLKRISKN from the exons ATGGCTGTCGATGAAGTAGTTACCTTTCCCATGATGGGAGGAGATGGCACTTGCAGCTATGCTCATAATTCTCAGTTTCAG AGAGGAACAGTGGATGCTGCAAAGGAATTGGTCAGAGAGGCCATAGTTAATAAGCTTGATGTGGGTAGCTATGGATATGATAATTCCTACACAGTTAGGATTGCAGATTTAGGCTGTTCTGTTGGTCCTAACACCTTCATTTCCGTGCAAAATATCATAGAAGCTTTAGAGTTCAAGTTCCAAAACCTTTCACTTCCTGTGCCGGACTTCCAAGttttcttcaatgatcacacTGAAAATGACTTCAACACTCTATTTAGAACTCTCCCTCCTCGAAAATACTATGCTGCTGGAGTGCCGGGTTCTTTCCATGGCCGTTTGTTTCCCAAATCTACATTACATGTTGTAAACTCCTTCAATGCAATGCACTGGCTCTCCAAGACTCCAAAAGTTAATATGCTAGAAAAATCTCTTGAGTGGAATCAAGGAAGTATCAAATGCACAAGGTTCATGAAAGGAGTGCATGAGACATTTCAAGCTCAGTTCAGGAGCGACTTTGAGTCCATTTTGAATGCTAGAGCCGAAGAACTTGTGCCTGGAGGATTGATGGtcttttcattaattactGGACCAAGTGGGATCCCTTTCGCTGATACCGTTCAGGGAGCAACATATAACTTTCTCGGATCTTGCCTTTGGGATTTGGCCAAGATG GGTGTGATTAGCGAAGAAAAAGTATGCACTTTCAATGTGCCCGCATATTTTCCATACGTGGAGGAGCTGGAATCACTTATACAGAGAAATGGGCATTTCGCTATGGAGAGGATGCAGCAATTGGATCAGCCAATGAGGCACAAAACGTTCCCTGCTCAATTCTACTTGTCACACTTGAGGGCTGTCTTAGGGGGACTCATCGGGAAGCACTTTGGAGAAGAGCTTTTGGAAAATATATTCAACCATATCAACACAAAGGAAGCAGAGATTCTGTCCATCCACAATGGGAAACTGCATAAAGAGATTGAAGTTTTTGTCGTCCTCAAACGCATATCAAAGAACTAG